The window GAAAAGTGGCGGAGGGGAATTTTGGAACTGTAGGAGCGGTAGCGTCCGCCTGAAAGCTTTCCGTAGGAAAGGTCGCTTCGGAAGCATAAGCAGTCATCAGATTTCTACCGCTAATAGCGGTTCTAATCAAGAAATCTGATGACAACAGCGGCCGAAAGTCCAAACATTCTCTGTAGTCACGACCAATCCCCAAAAATAAGAATTACAAGTTCAATATATAGAGTCATTAATTGGAGGTGAACCGTTTGGGCGGCACAGTAAGTCACAAGCATACAGCCATTTTGGATGCCGCGTATGAACTTTTTGGTTCGGAAGGCTTCTACGAGACGAAGATGTCGGAAGTGGCAGAACGTGCGGGAATTGCCAAGGGCACGGTCTATTTATATTTCAAAAGCAAGGAAGAGCTGTTCATGGCCGTCACACGCCGTGACTGTGAGGACTTCCTCCAGCGGCTTGAAAAGCTACTGCAGGCTTGCAGCACCCTCGCGGATAAGCTGTCGGCCATTGCCGGACATCACCTGCTGTACTATTATGAGCGTAAGCAGCATACTAAACTGTTCTTCCGGGCCCCTAATAACAATCCGGAGCTGATGGCCTACATGACCCAATTCATGGAAGAATACATGCAGTCTGTAATGAAGGTTATGCAGGAGAGCGGTGCCGCCGAACCGGAGCTGCTGGCAGAGTCTTATATCGGCATGCTGGACAGGCTGAAGATGGATATTATGCTGCGTCCCGGTTTTTCGGAGGCGGATGCGCATAAGCGGGCAGAATTTGCTGCAGGACTCTTTATCCACGGCGCATTAGGCAGCCAGAATGTGCCGGCGGTACATACACTGCATGAAGATCATCAAGAAGAAGCGTAACCCGCTACTAAAATATAAGGCAAGCGAGGACAAAGCATGAATATTATGACTGTGGAGCATCTATCCAAAAGCTATGGAGAGAAAACATTGTTCCAGGATGCATCGTTCGGGATGGATGACCGGGATAAGATCGGCGTTATCGGTGTGAATGGAACAGGAAAATCTACCTTTCTGAAAATTATCGCAGGTTTGGATACTGCCGATGATGGACAAATCGCTATCGGCAACGATGTGCGGGTGCAGTACCTGGCGCAGAATCCACCGTACGAGCCGGGCAATACCGTGCTGCAGCAGGTGTTTGCCGGGGATGATCCGGACCTTCGTACGATGCGTGAATATATGGAGATCCTGGCTGAGCTGGACAAGAGCCCAGGCAATGCGGAACTTGAAGGTGCAATGGTCCGGATTGGGCATAAGATTGACGCAGCCGGCATCTGGCATCTGGAGAGCGAAGCCAAAACGGTGCTGACCAAGCTCGGCATCACCCGCTTTGACGCACAAATGGGAACGCTATCGGGCGGTCAGCGCAAGCGTGTAGCACTAGCGGCTGCACTTATTACGCCTTCTGAGCTGCTGATTCTGGATGAGCCTACGAACCATATCGATACCGATTCGGTGGCCTGGCTGGAACAATATTTGCAGAAACGGCGCGGAGCGCTGCTGATGGTTACGCATGACCGCTACTTCCTGGAGCGGGTAGCCAGCGTGATGCTGGAGCTGGACGGCGGACGCCTCTACCGCTATGAAGCGAACTATTCACGGTTCCTGGAGCTGAAAGCCGACCGCGAAGAGCGTGAGGCCTCAGCGGAGCAGAAACGCAAGAACCTGCTGCGCACGGAGCTGGCGTGGATCCGGCGCGGTGCCAAGGCCCGTTCGACCAAGCAGAAGGCCAGAATCGACCGCTTCGAGAAGCTCAAGGAAAGCACAGGAGGAAGCGCGGCGGGATCACTGGACATTTCGGTGGCTTCCACGCGGCTGGGCCGCAAGATCATCGAGATGAAGGACCTGACTAAATCCATGGACGGGCGGACCCTGATTAAAGATCTGACCTATATCGCGGTACCGCAGGATCGGGTCGGCATCGTTGGCCCGAACGGCAGCGGCAAATCTACCCTGCTTAATCTGATTGCCGGGAAGCTGCAGCCGGACAGCGGCGAAGTTCAGCTGGGCGCTACGGTCAAGCTGGGGTATTTCACTCAGGAGCATCAGGATATGGATGACAGCATGCGGGCGATTGAGTATGTTAAGGAAGAGGCAGAGGTGATCCGTACAGCTGACGGCAGTGTGATTACGGCAGGCCAGATGCTAGAACGGTTCCTGTTCCCTCCAGCCATGCAGTGGACGCCGATTTCCAAGTTGTCCGGCGGCGAGAAAAGACGCCTGTACCTGCTGCGCGTACTGATGGGGGCACCGAACGTGCTGCTGCTGGATGAGCCGACCAATGATCTGGATATCGGCACACTGTCAGTGCTCGAAGACTACCTCGATGAATTCCCTGGTGTCGTCTTTACCGTATCCCATGACCGCTATTTTCTGGATCGTACCATCGATAAGCTGATCGCATTTGAGAACGGCCAAATCCGGTTACATGTCGGGGATTACAGTGAATATGAAGAATGGCTGGCGAAGAATGTACCTGCGCAGAGCAGCGCGGACAAAGAAATGAACGGTAAACAGAATACTGTTCAGGAGCCGGCCGCGAGTGCCGCGGCAGTCCCTCCGGCCCGGGAAAAAGTCAAATTCACCTTCAAGGAACAGCGTGAATACGAAACAATTGATGAGATGATCGGGCAGGCGGAACAGCATCTCGTGGATATCACTGCGCAGATGGAAGCGGCCTTTGCCGACTCGGGCAGATTGCAGGAGCTGGTCGAACAGCAGCGGCAGGGTGAAGCGGAGCTGGATCGGCTGATGGAGCGCTGGACGTATCTAAATGAGCTTGCGGAGAGAATTGCCGGCAAGGCTTAGGCTTTAATAGCATTATTTAATCAATAGTCAGGAGGCGGCGGCCTTTGAAATATACCATGCTGGATGCCGTTGCCTTACGCAGCGCGGGCCAAGCGGAAGAAGCGAGGATAATTCTGCTCAATCTTTTGATTGAGGACAGTGAGAATGCAGAGCTGCTGTACCAGCTGGCTTGGACGCATGATGTGCTGGGTCTTGAACGGGAAGCTGTTCCCTATTATGAACAGTGCCTTGCGTTAGGGCTGCCTCAGGATCAGCGGGCGGGAGCGTTG of the Paenibacillus pedocola genome contains:
- a CDS encoding TetR/AcrR family transcriptional regulator, with protein sequence MGGTVSHKHTAILDAAYELFGSEGFYETKMSEVAERAGIAKGTVYLYFKSKEELFMAVTRRDCEDFLQRLEKLLQACSTLADKLSAIAGHHLLYYYERKQHTKLFFRAPNNNPELMAYMTQFMEEYMQSVMKVMQESGAAEPELLAESYIGMLDRLKMDIMLRPGFSEADAHKRAEFAAGLFIHGALGSQNVPAVHTLHEDHQEEA
- a CDS encoding ABC-F family ATP-binding cassette domain-containing protein; its protein translation is MNIMTVEHLSKSYGEKTLFQDASFGMDDRDKIGVIGVNGTGKSTFLKIIAGLDTADDGQIAIGNDVRVQYLAQNPPYEPGNTVLQQVFAGDDPDLRTMREYMEILAELDKSPGNAELEGAMVRIGHKIDAAGIWHLESEAKTVLTKLGITRFDAQMGTLSGGQRKRVALAAALITPSELLILDEPTNHIDTDSVAWLEQYLQKRRGALLMVTHDRYFLERVASVMLELDGGRLYRYEANYSRFLELKADREEREASAEQKRKNLLRTELAWIRRGAKARSTKQKARIDRFEKLKESTGGSAAGSLDISVASTRLGRKIIEMKDLTKSMDGRTLIKDLTYIAVPQDRVGIVGPNGSGKSTLLNLIAGKLQPDSGEVQLGATVKLGYFTQEHQDMDDSMRAIEYVKEEAEVIRTADGSVITAGQMLERFLFPPAMQWTPISKLSGGEKRRLYLLRVLMGAPNVLLLDEPTNDLDIGTLSVLEDYLDEFPGVVFTVSHDRYFLDRTIDKLIAFENGQIRLHVGDYSEYEEWLAKNVPAQSSADKEMNGKQNTVQEPAASAAAVPPAREKVKFTFKEQREYETIDEMIGQAEQHLVDITAQMEAAFADSGRLQELVEQQRQGEAELDRLMERWTYLNELAERIAGKA